Proteins from one Ketobacter alkanivorans genomic window:
- a CDS encoding microcin C ABC transporter permease YejB: MLAYIIRRLLLIIPTLLGILTLNFVIIQAAPGGPVEQMIAQLEGIDGGAASRIGGGAQSEVRTNTSSNSSYRGSQGLDPELIKKIETMYGFDKPAWERFLIMVKNYFTLDFGDSFFRDKSVTDLILEKMPVSISLGLWSTLIVYLISIPLGIRKAIKHGTNFDVWSSSVVIIGNAIPSFLFAIFLIVVFAGGSYLNWFPLRGLTSPNFDELSLAGKILDYFWHLAMPITALVIGSFATLTMLTKNSFLDEIGKQYVVTARAKGLKENQVLYGHVFRNAMLIIIAGVPAALVSIFFTGAFLIEVIFSLDGLGLLGFESILSRDYPVIFGTLFIFTLISLVVNLISDVTYTLVDPRIDFESRA; encoded by the coding sequence ATGCTCGCCTATATAATACGCAGGCTGTTACTCATTATTCCGACGCTATTGGGTATACTCACCCTCAACTTCGTGATTATTCAGGCGGCTCCCGGTGGCCCTGTAGAACAAATGATTGCTCAGCTCGAGGGAATAGACGGTGGCGCGGCTTCTCGCATTGGTGGTGGCGCACAGTCTGAGGTCAGAACCAATACCAGTAGCAATTCATCCTATCGGGGCTCCCAGGGACTGGATCCTGAGCTGATAAAAAAGATCGAAACAATGTATGGCTTCGACAAGCCAGCCTGGGAACGATTTCTAATCATGGTTAAAAACTATTTCACGCTGGACTTTGGTGATAGTTTTTTTCGTGACAAAAGTGTCACCGATCTGATCTTGGAAAAAATGCCGGTTTCAATCTCCTTAGGGCTTTGGTCAACCCTGATCGTCTACCTTATATCGATCCCACTGGGTATTCGGAAAGCCATTAAACACGGAACTAACTTTGATGTATGGAGCAGTTCTGTGGTCATTATAGGCAATGCCATCCCCTCCTTTCTTTTCGCTATTTTTCTGATAGTAGTATTCGCGGGGGGCAGCTATTTGAATTGGTTTCCATTACGAGGTCTAACCTCCCCCAACTTTGACGAGCTGAGTCTGGCGGGCAAAATCCTAGATTACTTCTGGCACCTGGCAATGCCCATTACGGCACTGGTTATTGGCAGCTTTGCAACCTTAACCATGCTAACCAAAAACTCATTTCTGGATGAAATTGGCAAGCAGTACGTTGTTACCGCAAGAGCCAAGGGATTAAAAGAGAATCAGGTGTTGTATGGGCATGTGTTCCGCAACGCGATGTTGATTATTATTGCAGGTGTACCCGCCGCACTGGTGTCCATCTTTTTCACAGGGGCATTCCTGATCGAGGTTATCTTTTCTCTGGATGGTTTGGGCTTACTTGGGTTTGAATCCATATTATCCCGTGATTACCCCGTCATATTTGGAACCCTGTTTATATTCACCCTTATTTCATTAGTGGTTAACCTGATCAGCGATGTCACCTACACACTGGTGGATCCACGCATAGATTTCGAGTCGAGGGCTTAA
- a CDS encoding HU family DNA-binding protein, producing MNKSELIDAIAASADIPKAQAGRALDAVIETVTGALQQNDQVVLVGFGTFAVKDRAARSGRNPQTGQPIEIPAARIPTFKPGKALKDAVNG from the coding sequence GTGAACAAATCTGAACTCATCGACGCTATCGCCGCCTCAGCGGACATTCCTAAAGCCCAAGCAGGTCGAGCTTTGGATGCAGTTATCGAAACCGTTACCGGTGCGCTGCAGCAAAACGATCAAGTAGTATTAGTCGGCTTTGGTACTTTTGCTGTTAAAGATCGTGCAGCTCGCAGTGGCCGTAACCCACAAACTGGTCAGCCCATCGAAATTCCAGCTGCCAGAATTCCTACGTTCAAGCCAGGCAAAGCACTTAAAGATGCAGTAAACGGTTAA
- a CDS encoding ABC transporter ATP-binding protein, which translates to MSDQVVLKVDSLSVSFHQGATVNHAVKDVSFELLKGETFALVGESGSGKSVTAMALTKLLPKNITHYDAGNVMFEAEDLLLKNEEQMRKIRGNRIGMVFQEPLTALNPLHNVYKQISEVLRIHQGLSGQKAKERILELLTLVGIPNPESRLKSYPHQLSGGQRQRIMIAMALANEPEILIADEPTTALDVTIQKQVLNLLQELQQKLGMTILLITHDLGVVRRYAHRVGVMTKGSLVEVNETAALFETPQHSYTKALLAAEPCGHPVETDANAIPVMTVDQLRVWFPIKRGVFKHTVGYIKAVDDISFEIRRGHTLGIVGESGSGKTTLVQALLKLIDSDGSIIFEKQELSKLSSLQVRPLRRRMQIVFQDPFSSLSPRMSVEEIISEGLLIHQIGTKKERELKVIQSLQEVGLDPETRHRFPHEFSGGQRQRIAIARALILEPDLIVLDEPTSALDRSIQAQLMDLLRDLQQRHGFSYLFISHDLKVVKTIAHEILVLKEGKVLESGGAESIFAEPKHEYTKELLNSAFSI; encoded by the coding sequence ATGAGCGATCAAGTTGTACTCAAGGTTGACTCACTGTCTGTCTCATTTCACCAGGGTGCTACGGTTAATCACGCAGTAAAAGATGTGAGCTTCGAACTGCTCAAAGGCGAGACGTTCGCACTGGTTGGTGAAAGCGGGTCAGGAAAATCCGTAACCGCAATGGCATTAACCAAGTTACTGCCCAAAAACATTACCCACTATGATGCCGGTAACGTAATGTTTGAAGCAGAAGACCTGCTGTTGAAAAATGAAGAGCAAATGCGAAAGATTCGTGGCAATCGCATCGGTATGGTGTTTCAGGAGCCGTTAACAGCCCTCAACCCACTACACAATGTCTACAAACAAATAAGCGAAGTATTGCGAATTCACCAAGGTCTTAGTGGTCAGAAAGCAAAAGAACGCATCCTTGAACTACTGACGCTAGTTGGCATACCTAACCCTGAAAGCAGGCTGAAGTCATATCCCCATCAACTTTCAGGTGGCCAACGACAGCGCATCATGATCGCAATGGCGCTTGCCAACGAACCAGAGATCCTCATAGCCGACGAGCCTACCACCGCGCTGGATGTCACTATACAAAAACAGGTATTGAACCTGCTACAAGAACTGCAGCAAAAGCTCGGCATGACTATTCTTTTAATAACCCATGATCTTGGTGTGGTGCGGCGTTATGCCCATAGAGTTGGGGTAATGACAAAAGGTAGCCTGGTAGAAGTTAACGAAACAGCGGCCTTGTTTGAAACACCTCAACATAGCTATACCAAAGCGTTGTTAGCTGCAGAGCCCTGTGGGCATCCAGTGGAAACCGATGCCAATGCCATCCCGGTTATGACCGTGGATCAGCTACGGGTTTGGTTCCCCATAAAAAGAGGCGTATTCAAGCACACTGTTGGGTACATTAAAGCAGTCGATGATATTAGTTTCGAAATACGACGCGGACACACACTGGGCATAGTCGGCGAAAGTGGCTCTGGCAAGACGACATTGGTTCAGGCTCTGCTTAAACTGATCGATAGTGACGGCAGCATCATCTTCGAAAAACAGGAGTTAAGTAAACTCAGCTCGCTTCAAGTCAGGCCGCTCAGGCGACGTATGCAAATAGTATTTCAGGATCCATTCAGTAGCCTGTCACCAAGAATGAGTGTTGAAGAGATCATCTCCGAAGGGCTGCTCATTCATCAAATCGGCACAAAAAAAGAGCGAGAACTAAAAGTTATTCAATCCCTGCAGGAGGTCGGATTGGATCCGGAGACTCGCCACCGGTTTCCACACGAATTTTCAGGCGGTCAACGACAACGTATCGCAATAGCGCGCGCATTGATTCTTGAGCCTGACCTCATTGTACTGGATGAACCTACCTCTGCCCTTGACCGATCTATACAAGCCCAACTGATGGATTTGCTAAGGGATCTGCAACAGCGACATGGCTTTTCATATCTCTTTATCAGCCATGATTTGAAAGTGGTTAAAACCATTGCCCATGAGATACTGGTGCTAAAGGAAGGTAAAGTTCTGGAATCAGGCGGGGCCGAGTCAATCTTTGCTGAGCCTAAACACGAATATACCAAAGAGCTACTAAACTCAGCATTTTCCATATAA
- a CDS encoding SurA N-terminal domain-containing protein, which translates to MTSDWSYQIMQQFRNLLKGWVGKLLLFIFILPFAFFGIEGIFNSSGSQDVAVTVNGVEIPKIEVSRAIENQRRNLKEQMGGNIDDSFLTDELLRPRVVEGLIQKELIRQSSERDGMAVSSNLVKSYVRSLPQFQDDTGQFSNDKLETLLVQANFTKARLFDAVQESMVLEQLQSGIGSTAFITSAELDYIVKLNDQKRVVSYATLAAAPLKDGITLSDEEISAFFEMNKLQYRTEEKVKVNYIVVAMDDFADDAEVEESELLAAYDDYVQGVKDQERRRASHVLVEINDDRSQAGAKARIEEALARLQAGDSFESVAQEYSDDIATATAGGDLDYAGRGLYDEAFEEALFGLKAEGDVTGVVKTEFGYHVIKLTGIETPEIEDFDTKKAELIADIKIDHARIKLDEAIDEIGRIAYESGDLQAVSERYGKPIETTPFFTQMGGSGIAADPKFVTAAFSDAVIKEGHNSEIIELGDSRVAVLRLAKHQPARDQELSEVEEQVKTALIQQKLRQLTDEKATAIVAKLKEGGDLASVGEEFNLTWQENVEITRQSGDLSRSIISTAFEMPKPSDDAVSAKKVALPSGDQEIVVLSKVIDGENSLTDTEALQAKASASEQFGTQDFNNYVASLKDSAEIEIR; encoded by the coding sequence ATGACCTCTGATTGGAGCTATCAAATCATGCAGCAGTTTCGAAATTTGCTAAAAGGATGGGTGGGAAAGCTTCTGCTTTTTATCTTTATTCTTCCCTTCGCGTTCTTTGGAATTGAAGGCATCTTCAACTCCAGCGGCAGCCAGGATGTTGCCGTAACAGTGAATGGCGTTGAGATACCCAAGATCGAGGTCAGCCGGGCCATAGAGAACCAGCGTCGTAACCTCAAAGAACAGATGGGCGGCAATATAGACGATTCATTTTTAACTGATGAACTGCTGCGACCCCGTGTAGTTGAAGGGCTGATCCAGAAGGAGTTAATCCGCCAGTCATCTGAGCGTGATGGCATGGCGGTTTCATCTAACCTCGTCAAATCCTATGTGCGCTCGTTACCTCAGTTTCAGGATGATACGGGACAGTTCTCCAATGACAAACTGGAAACACTTCTCGTTCAGGCCAACTTTACCAAAGCCCGCTTATTTGATGCCGTTCAAGAAAGCATGGTTCTCGAGCAGCTGCAATCAGGTATCGGTTCCACCGCGTTTATTACTTCCGCAGAGCTTGACTACATTGTTAAGCTGAATGATCAAAAACGAGTGGTTAGTTACGCAACGCTGGCGGCTGCACCGCTAAAAGATGGCATTACGCTAAGTGATGAAGAAATCAGCGCCTTTTTCGAGATGAACAAACTTCAATACCGAACCGAAGAGAAGGTAAAGGTCAACTATATTGTCGTCGCAATGGATGACTTTGCTGATGATGCCGAGGTAGAAGAATCTGAGCTACTGGCTGCATATGATGATTATGTACAAGGCGTGAAAGACCAGGAGCGTCGTAGAGCCTCTCACGTACTGGTGGAGATCAATGACGACCGTTCGCAGGCCGGTGCCAAGGCTCGGATCGAAGAAGCGCTGGCACGTTTACAGGCGGGCGACAGCTTTGAATCCGTTGCTCAGGAATATTCTGATGACATCGCCACAGCTACTGCTGGCGGAGACCTAGATTATGCAGGTCGAGGCCTTTACGACGAAGCCTTTGAGGAAGCACTTTTTGGCTTAAAAGCAGAAGGGGATGTGACAGGTGTTGTGAAAACCGAGTTTGGTTATCACGTAATCAAGCTTACCGGAATCGAAACCCCTGAAATTGAAGATTTTGATACCAAGAAAGCTGAGTTGATCGCTGATATTAAAATTGATCACGCCAGGATCAAACTTGATGAGGCCATTGATGAGATTGGCCGAATTGCTTATGAATCCGGCGACCTTCAAGCCGTGTCTGAGCGTTACGGTAAGCCGATTGAGACAACACCATTCTTTACCCAGATGGGTGGCAGCGGTATTGCTGCAGATCCAAAGTTTGTTACTGCGGCTTTCTCGGATGCTGTCATCAAGGAAGGTCATAACAGTGAGATCATTGAACTGGGCGACAGCCGCGTCGCAGTGCTGCGGTTGGCCAAACACCAGCCAGCGAGAGATCAGGAACTGAGTGAGGTTGAGGAACAAGTTAAAACGGCGCTGATCCAACAAAAGCTGCGTCAGTTAACCGATGAGAAAGCCACGGCCATTGTGGCTAAACTCAAAGAGGGTGGCGACCTCGCCAGCGTGGGTGAAGAATTCAATCTAACCTGGCAAGAAAACGTTGAGATCACTCGTCAGAGTGGAGATCTTTCCAGATCCATTATTTCAACGGCGTTTGAGATGCCAAAACCTTCAGATGACGCCGTAAGTGCCAAAAAAGTTGCTCTGCCCAGCGGTGATCAGGAGATCGTTGTTCTCTCCAAAGTTATCGACGGTGAGAACTCGCTGACCGATACAGAAGCCTTGCAAGCCAAGGCCTCGGCATCAGAGCAGTTTGGTACCCAGGACTTCAATAATTATGTTGCATCCTTAAAAGACAGTGCCGAAATCGAAATCCGATAA
- a CDS encoding ABC transporter permease has protein sequence MFGTLTPINQRRFQRFKANRRGWWSLWIFTLLFFVSLFAELIANDKPLLIQFDGQYYYPVIATYSETEFGGDLPTEADYRDEFVIDLINEKGWMIYPPVRFSFDTINYDLSTPAPSPPDEANLLGTDDQGRDVLARVIYGFRISVLFGLVLTIFSSVVGVMAGAMQGYYGGKTDLFGQRFIEIWSSLPTLFLLIILSSIVKPNFWWLLGIMLLFSWMTLVPVVRAEFLRGRNLEYVKAAKALGLNDSGIMFKHILPNAMVATITYMPFILTGSITTLTALDFLGFGLPPGSPSLGELVSQGKSNLQAPWLGISAFCVLSIMLTLLVFIGEAFRDAFDPRAQ, from the coding sequence GTGTTTGGCACCTTAACTCCAATCAACCAAAGACGGTTTCAGCGCTTTAAAGCCAATCGCCGTGGCTGGTGGTCTCTCTGGATCTTCACGCTGCTGTTCTTTGTCAGCCTATTCGCAGAACTGATCGCTAACGACAAACCTTTGCTGATCCAATTTGATGGCCAGTATTACTATCCTGTTATAGCAACCTATTCAGAAACCGAGTTCGGTGGGGATTTGCCAACAGAAGCAGACTATCGCGATGAGTTTGTGATTGACCTCATCAATGAGAAGGGCTGGATGATTTATCCGCCGGTACGGTTCAGCTTTGATACCATTAATTACGATTTGAGCACCCCTGCCCCTTCGCCTCCTGATGAGGCAAACCTGCTTGGAACAGATGATCAAGGACGCGATGTATTGGCCCGCGTGATTTACGGTTTTCGAATTTCCGTTCTATTTGGATTGGTGCTTACCATTTTCAGTTCCGTGGTAGGTGTAATGGCTGGTGCAATGCAAGGTTATTACGGCGGCAAAACCGATTTGTTCGGGCAACGGTTTATCGAAATATGGTCATCCCTGCCGACTTTGTTTTTGCTGATCATTCTCTCCAGCATAGTTAAGCCAAACTTTTGGTGGCTACTCGGCATTATGCTCCTGTTCAGCTGGATGACCCTGGTGCCGGTGGTGCGGGCCGAGTTTCTTCGCGGCCGCAACCTGGAATACGTCAAAGCGGCCAAAGCATTGGGCCTGAACGACAGCGGTATCATGTTTAAACATATTTTACCCAACGCCATGGTCGCCACCATCACCTATATGCCATTCATCCTCACAGGCTCCATTACCACGTTAACCGCACTGGATTTTCTAGGTTTTGGTCTGCCTCCGGGTTCTCCATCACTAGGAGAACTTGTTTCTCAGGGTAAATCTAACTTACAGGCCCCTTGGCTTGGTATTTCGGCATTCTGCGTGCTTAGTATTATGCTGACATTGCTGGTATTCATTGGCGAGGCATTCCGCGATGCGTTTGATCCACGAGCACAATAA